The Fulvivirga ligni genome window below encodes:
- a CDS encoding dihydrofolate reductase family protein: MSKIIFDSGISLDGYFAGDNRGPQNPMGGVSGQIHQWMFKQKAFWKHLKMDGGQEQGEDGKLIDAVFARTGAYIMGKRMFEEGEVSWPEDLYQADVFVLTHEKREPWIQKGTTAFYFINDGIHSALEKAKKSANGKDIRIQGGANTIQQFLNAGLIDEFFIHVAPVFLGSGIRLFDGIDKDKFDLQIMEVLTSDLTTHLRYKLSKK; the protein is encoded by the coding sequence ATGAGCAAAATTATATTCGATAGTGGAATATCTCTTGATGGATATTTCGCGGGTGACAACAGAGGCCCTCAAAACCCTATGGGCGGTGTTTCTGGTCAAATTCATCAATGGATGTTTAAACAGAAAGCCTTTTGGAAGCATCTGAAAATGGACGGAGGTCAAGAGCAGGGTGAGGATGGTAAACTGATTGATGCTGTGTTTGCACGTACAGGAGCTTACATTATGGGCAAGCGGATGTTTGAAGAAGGGGAGGTGAGCTGGCCCGAAGATTTATATCAGGCCGATGTCTTTGTGCTTACCCATGAGAAAAGGGAGCCATGGATTCAAAAAGGAACCACTGCGTTTTATTTCATCAACGACGGTATTCATAGTGCTCTCGAAAAGGCCAAAAAATCAGCCAATGGCAAGGATATAAGAATACAAGGCGGCGCCAACACCATTCAGCAGTTTTTAAATGCAGGTCTTATAGATGAGTTCTTTATCCATGTAGCCCCGGTATTTTTAGGTAGTGGAATCCGCCTGTTCGACGGCATAGATAAAGACAAATTCGATCTCCAAATCATGGAAGTACTTACTTCTGATTTAACTACCCATTTGAGGTATAAGCTGAGTAAAAAGTAG
- a CDS encoding SRPBCC domain-containing protein, producing MDDISKRSLKMTRKYNASAELLWKVLITPEYIGEWWGPHGFTNTIHKMDVREGGKWEFIMHGPDGTDYENEYVYSTIIPFKKIVLDHLKTPKFSIVISIHEEGEQTTVEWCNIFDSIPTKEEAVRAFKADVGLEQNLQRLADHLNKPEKV from the coding sequence ATGGATGATATTAGTAAAAGGTCTTTAAAAATGACCAGAAAATATAATGCTTCGGCAGAGCTGTTATGGAAGGTGCTCATCACACCAGAATACATCGGCGAATGGTGGGGACCTCATGGTTTTACCAATACCATTCATAAAATGGATGTGCGTGAGGGCGGCAAATGGGAGTTTATCATGCATGGACCTGACGGTACTGATTATGAGAATGAATATGTTTATTCTACCATTATTCCTTTCAAAAAAATAGTGCTAGATCACTTAAAAACCCCAAAGTTCAGTATTGTGATATCTATTCATGAAGAGGGAGAACAGACCACTGTAGAATGGTGCAACATATTTGATTCTATACCCACTAAAGAAGAGGCCGTACGAGCTTTTAAAGCAGATGTAGGACTTGAGCAGAACCTACAAAGATTAGCTGATCATTTAAATAAACCTGAAAAAGTATAA
- a CDS encoding pyridoxal phosphate-dependent decarboxylase family protein: protein MNQLIEDAKALDALLNATKNQGLDYLTNINDRSTSVSVTAAENGVLAEAGVGAKEALNLFNQRFEPIMVASSGPRFWGFVTGGSTPASIVGDWLATVYDQNTQGVTGHGDVSANIEVETISLLLDLFGLPKSFLGGFVTGATMSNFTCLAVARQWLGKCYNKDFAKEGITEKINVLSATPHSSAIKSLSLLGIGSGNVIKVNAMDDREAISITDLEQQIEKLNGQPFILISSGGTVNTVDFDDFTAIKQLKQKYNFWWHIDAAFGGFAACSTDYAHLLKDWEYADSITIDNHKWLNVPYESAVFLVKEEHKVLQTETFQNSNAPYLGDPMENFSYLNFLPENSRRLKALPAWFTLTAYGKEGYRAIVDNCITLAHYFQEKLENSDQFMMLAPVILNNLCFTIKDDNQDVSTFLADLNKSGKVFMTPTFYNGRKGIRASFVNWRTTTADVDLVFDVMVNLLAR, encoded by the coding sequence ATGAATCAACTAATTGAAGATGCTAAAGCGCTTGATGCTTTACTTAATGCCACTAAAAATCAAGGTCTGGATTACCTTACTAATATAAATGATCGATCTACCTCGGTGTCTGTAACTGCTGCTGAAAATGGTGTGCTGGCGGAGGCAGGAGTGGGTGCAAAAGAAGCCTTAAACTTGTTTAATCAGCGGTTTGAGCCTATAATGGTGGCCTCATCCGGCCCCAGGTTTTGGGGTTTTGTTACCGGTGGTTCCACGCCTGCTTCTATTGTGGGCGATTGGCTGGCTACCGTGTATGATCAAAATACTCAGGGTGTAACCGGGCATGGAGATGTTTCAGCCAATATAGAAGTAGAAACCATCAGTCTATTATTAGATCTTTTTGGTCTACCGAAATCTTTTCTGGGTGGGTTCGTTACCGGCGCCACTATGTCTAATTTCACTTGTCTGGCTGTTGCACGACAGTGGCTGGGAAAATGTTATAACAAGGACTTCGCAAAAGAGGGTATCACTGAAAAGATCAATGTGCTCAGTGCTACACCTCATTCATCAGCTATAAAATCACTCTCTTTGCTGGGCATAGGTAGTGGCAATGTGATAAAAGTGAATGCCATGGATGATAGAGAAGCAATATCTATCACAGATCTGGAGCAGCAAATTGAGAAATTAAATGGGCAGCCCTTCATCCTGATAAGCAGTGGCGGCACGGTAAATACTGTTGATTTTGATGATTTTACAGCAATTAAACAGCTAAAACAGAAATATAACTTCTGGTGGCACATTGATGCTGCTTTTGGTGGTTTTGCTGCTTGTTCCACTGATTATGCACATTTGCTTAAAGATTGGGAATACGCAGATAGCATTACCATTGATAATCATAAATGGCTTAATGTGCCCTATGAAAGTGCTGTGTTTTTGGTAAAGGAAGAGCATAAAGTATTGCAAACGGAAACCTTTCAAAACTCAAATGCGCCTTATCTTGGCGATCCAATGGAGAATTTTAGCTATCTCAACTTCTTGCCTGAAAATTCCAGAAGATTAAAAGCACTGCCTGCATGGTTCACCCTTACAGCCTATGGTAAGGAAGGTTATAGAGCCATCGTAGATAATTGCATTACATTGGCTCATTACTTTCAGGAAAAGCTAGAGAATAGCGATCAGTTTATGATGTTGGCACCCGTTATTTTGAATAACCTTTGTTTTACCATAAAAGATGATAATCAGGATGTTAGCACGTTTTTAGCTGATCTCAACAAATCAGGTAAAGTATTTATGACTCCCACTTTTTATAATGGAAGGAAAGGCATAAGAGCCTCTTTTGTAAATTGGCGTACGACCACTGCGGATGTAGATTTGGTATTCGATGTAATGGTTAATTTGTTGGCAAGATGA
- a CDS encoding ArsR/SmtB family transcription factor, giving the protein MRRDVFQAIADPTRRDILMSLTKETKNINSLADQFDMTRQAVSLHVKYLQECGVITIEKEGRERYCKLETKSLAQVERWLDPFRKLWEERLDKLDNFIRKIQSKENP; this is encoded by the coding sequence ATGAGAAGAGATGTATTTCAGGCCATAGCAGACCCTACCAGGAGAGATATTTTAATGTCGCTTACCAAAGAAACTAAGAACATTAATTCCTTAGCCGATCAGTTTGATATGACCAGACAGGCGGTATCGTTACATGTAAAGTACCTGCAGGAGTGTGGGGTTATAACCATAGAGAAGGAAGGGAGAGAGCGGTACTGTAAACTGGAAACTAAGTCGTTGGCCCAGGTAGAAAGGTGGTTAGATCCTTTCAGGAAGCTTTGGGAGGAACGATTAGACAAGCTAGATAACTTTATACGCAAAATACAAAGTAAAGAAAACCCCTAA